CACGGCCCAGGCGTTGGTCTGTTCCACCACGCCAGCATCCTCAGCCGCGTTTCAGGCGATGTGTCCCATCGCCAGGGAGCGCGACAATGAGTACCTTCACGAACCCCCTCAAGCAACGTCTGAAAGAAGCCGATCCGCTGTTCGGCCTGTGGCTTTCGCTCGGCAGCGATTCTGCAGCCGAGGCGCTCGCGCACGCCGGTTTCGACTGGCTGCTGATCGACATGGAGCATGCGCCCAACGATAGCGGGGACGTCACCTCGCAATTGCGCGCGATCGCTGCCGCGCATCTGCCGAGCGAGCCGGTCGTGCGCGTGCCCGCCAGCGAGGCGTGGCTCGTCAAGCGCGTGCTGGACGCGGGCGCCCGTACGCTGATGTTCCCGAATATCGAAACCGCGGAAGAGGCGGCACACGCCGTGCGTCTGACGCAGTATCCGACCGCTGAAGCGCTCGACGGTCAGCGTGGCGTGGCCGGCGCGGTGCGGGCGGCGGCG
The sequence above is drawn from the Paraburkholderia sp. BL23I1N1 genome and encodes:
- a CDS encoding HpcH/HpaI aldolase/citrate lyase family protein translates to MSTFTNPLKQRLKEADPLFGLWLSLGSDSAAEALAHAGFDWLLIDMEHAPNDSGDVTSQLRAIAAAHLPSEPVVRVPASEAWLVKRVLDAGARTLMFPNIETAEEAAHAVRLTQYPTAEALDGQRGVAGAVRAAAYGMRRDYVQTANAQIATIVQIESARGLQEVEKIAATPGVDCLFVGPADLAASLGHLGDSKHADVQAAMARIVSAADKAGIAAGIFAMDVASAKQHRDAGFRFIALAADVMWMLRATRQALQEVRT